The genomic region CAGATTGGCTTGAAGTTCCTGAAAAACCGCGATAACCCAGATGCCTTTGAGCCAGCGCCCCAGGCGCCTGAGGCGAGTGCGTCAAAAGCGCCTGCCAAGGTCGAAAAGAGTGCCAACGTCCCGGTGGCCGCGAGCGGTCCAGAAACCTATACCGTGAAGCTTAACGGCAAAGCGTTTGTGGTGGAGGTCTCCGAAGGGGGCGACATCAGTGAGGTGAAAGAGCAGACGACGAGTGCCTCAAAAGAGCCGGCGGCCAGCAATGAAGTTGAAAGCAGCGGCGAAAGCATTGATGCACCGCTAGCGGGCAATATCTTCAAAGTCAATGTGCGTCCTGGCGACCAAGTAGCGGAAGGCGATGTGGTGATTATTTTGGAAGCCATGAAAATGGAAACCGAAGTTCGCGCCAGCAGTGCCGGTACCGTATCGAAAGTTAACGTCAGCGAGGGTGACAGTGTCACCGTCGGCGATTCGCTGATCGAGCTTTAAGGGCATTCGGCAATGGATAAGTTAATCACCTTATGGGAGGGCTCGGGGCTTTATAACCTCGAGCTTGGTCAGGCGGTCATGATTTTGGTAGGGCTCGGGTTGCTCTACCTCGCCATCTACAAGAAGTTTGAGCCATTGCTGCTAGTGCCGATTGGGTTTGGCGGTATTCTTGCCAACATCCCTGAGGCAGGCTTGGCAATTTCTGCGTTAGATCAGGCGATCGAGGTCGCAAAACCCGCTGTACTGCAACAAATGGCCACTGCGCTGGGCGCTACCCTTGATCCATTAAGCGGTGTAGAAGCGTGGCGTGAGACGCTGAAGACGATCGCTTACGATACTGCGGCACCGGATCAGTTGCGTGCGGCGAAAGACGTTGCCATGAACGTTGGCTACGGCGATGGCATGCTTTATAGCTTCTATAATGTAGCGATTGCCTCAGGTATTGCCCCGCTGCTCATCTTTATGGGTGTGGGGGCAATGACCGACTTTGGCCCGTTGCTGGCTAACCCGCGTACGCTCTTTTTAGGGGCAGCTGCTCAGTTTGGTATTTTTGCCACGCTGTTTGGTGCCGTTGCGCTCTCTTCGCTGGGGGTTATGGACTTCTCCCTCAACCAAGCGGCAGCCATTGGTATTATCGGTGGTGCTGACGGCCCGACCTCTATTTACGTGTCGAGTGTCCTTGCTCCTGAGCTGCTGGGTGCGATTGCGGTGGCAGCGTATGCCTACATGGCGCTTGTGCCGCTGATTCAGCCGCCCATCATGCGCCTGTTGACCACCCAGAAAGAGCGTAAAATCACCATGACGCAGCTGCGTCCAGTATCCAAGCTGGAGAAAATTGTTTTCCCGCTGATGCTGCTAATATTGGTTGCGCTCTTTTTGCCCGATGCAGCGCCGCTGTTAGGCATGTTCTGCTTTGGTAATTTGATGCGTGAGTGCGGTGTAGTTGAGCGTTTATCAGATACCGCGCAAAATGCGTTGATCAATATCGTGACGATTATCTTAGGGCTATCGGTAGGCTCTAAGCTGATGGCAGAAAGCTTTCTAACGTTCGAAACGCTAGGAATCTTAGGCTTGGGTATTGTTGCATTTGGGATTGGTACCGCCGCAGGCGTGTTGATGGCGAAGCTGATGAACGTAGTGAGCAAAATGCCGATTAACCCGTTGATTGGTGCCGCTGGGGTTTCGGCAGTGCCAATGGCGGCTCGTGTAGCCAATAAAGTGGGCTTGGAGTCTAACCCGCATAACTTCCTGCTAATGCATGCCATGGGGCCCAACGTAGCAGGCGTTATTGGCTCTGCCGTGGCGGCTGGGGTAATGATTAAGTATTTAGGCTAGTGTTAGGGACTACCCGGCATTAGCAACATGTCATGCCCGATAACGCAGCTTGCTAAGCAAGCTGCGTTTTTTTGGTGCTGCTTTTTAGCAAACAGCTACAGCACTTTGTGGATAGTGAGAGGCATTTTTAGGCGGTTTTCTAACGCTTCAAGGCTAAGAGGGACGTCTTGAGGCCAGCCAACGGTCATACCGACACCTTTGCTGTCGTAGTCGACGTGCTGAATGGGAATCTGCTGCTCGTCGCACCAGGCGCGCACTATTGCCTCATGGGCAAAACTTACGCGCAGCAGGTAATTTTCCCGCTCAATTATCTCTCGCGTCGGTAGTGTCTCTAGCCCGGCATTGACCGCTTGGGCATAGGCACGGGCGAGTCCCCCGGTGCCTAATTTAGTGCCACCAAAGTAACGAGTTACAACACAGCCGATTTCACCTAACCCGCTGCCCAACAAAGCTTGATACATAGGTCTTCCTGCTGTTCCTCCGGGTTCGCCATCATCTGAAAAACCAATATGCGTTTGCTCTCCAGGTGGGCCGGCAATAAAAGCGCTGCAGTGATGGCTAGCGTTGGGGTGGGCCGTTTTGGCTGCTTGAAGCAGCGCATCAAAGGCTTCTTTGTTCGGTGCATGGCACACCCAGGTGAGAAACTGGCTTTTTTCTACCTCGATAACGGCAGTGTGCCACTGTGTGGGGGGTAAATCAGGGATGCGATAACGCACTCATTACTCCTGGGAGTCGTGAGGCCGGGGTGAGCCTTAATGATGCCGTGGTGGTGAGTCATGATGCTCAATACCCATCACCATACCTAAAACTTGAATATCACAATTATGCAGGAATACCGCAGGGGTTGCTGCGTCTTCAGGCAATAAATGGACGCCCAAACGACTAATCGAGAGCTGCTTTAACGCAACTTCACGCTGATTAATAGTCGCAACCGCCATTTCATGCTGGGAGTCATACTGATAACGGCGAATGATAATAACATCGCCATCGAATAAGTTGCTGTCGTGCATGCGGTCACCGCGCACTTTGAGTGCGTAGGTGTTGCGCCGTGTAATGTGTGAAGTGTTAGCTTCTCGCACGACCGTAGAGGATCGTGGTGTTGGCTGAAAGGGGGTGCTAGGTGTAGGGCGTGTTGCGAGCATCGACGTTGTCATCATGATTTCTCCAATGCAGCGCCCGTTCCTTAGGCGTTTGGTTAAAATGAGTGCTGTTTTTTTATAAAGTGTTTTTTCATACAGTATTCACAGTATAAGCCTGTTTTTGCATACAGTTCCAGTGGTGGGTTTTTCGTTATTCCTCGCACACATTTTTTGTGCCTTTATTGCGATATGTCATGCTGCGACCCAAGGCCGCAGAGTGCGACTGGCGAGAAAGTGGCTTTCCGTGTAGAGTTCGACCCGAATTCTATGTGGCTGGAGAAAGCTTTGAGCCTGTGCCTGCAAGCCCGCCAGCTGGCCTGTGAACGCGATGACCGTTGGCTATTTGAAGGGCTCGATCTTGATATTCACAGTGGTGAGATCGTGCGCATTGAAGGGCCCAATGGCAGCGGCAAAACAACGCTGTTGAAAATTCTCTCGGGTCAGCTGAGTGACTATCATGGCGAGCTTTACTGGAATGGCGCATTAATGCGTGAAGGTCGTGAACATTTTCTCGCCAATTTGCTCTATTTAGGACACGCCCCTGGGGTTAAATCAGGACTAACCCCCTTAGAAAACCTAGCCTGGTATCAGGCGCTTAGTGGTGAGTCGGGGTCTGAAGAGCAGCGTGAAGAGGCCCTGGCTAATGTGGGGTTAAGAGGTTTTGAAGACGTACCAGCAGGTCAGCTTTCTGCGGGCCAGCAGCGCCGGGTGGCGCTGGCAAGGTTAACGCTTACCCCGCGTGCCCTCTGGGTGCTGGATGAGCCATTTACCGCCATTGATCGTGATGGGGTGGCAGCACTTGAGGCGCAGCTTGTTACGCATGCAAAGGCGGGGGGATGTGTACTGGTTACCACCCACCATGAGCTAACCGCTTCACCCGTGCTTAGAAGAGTACAGTTGGGGTAAAAGGAGATAGTGTTGCCCAGTACAAATGCCACCGCCAGTGCTCCAGTAATGCTTATGTACGAGCCCCAAGGAGGGCTTCTAGTGGCACTAAGCGCCACGCTTAAGCGTGATTTAACGCTGATGCTGCGTAGGCGAGGGGAAGTGCTTAATCCGCTGGTGTTTTTTGCCCTAGTGATCACCCTTTTTCCTATCGGTATTTCGCCTGACCCTCAGCTATTAGCGGTTATTGCTCCAGGGTTACTGTGGGTGGCGGCATTATTGGCAGCGCTGCTTTCTTTAGATAGCCTGTTTCGCAGCGATTACGAAGATGGCAGCCTGGAGCAAATGCTGTTAGCACCGCAGCCTCTGGCAGCATTAGGCTTAGCAAAAGTGGCGGTGCATTGGCTGCTGACCGGGTTGCCTCTGGCACTAATGGCGCCAGTGCTCGGCATTATGCTGGCACTTCCCGCTGGCAGCTATCTGGTACTAGCACTTTCATTGGCACTGGGTACGGCTAGCTTAAGCTTAATTGGTGCGATTGGCGCCGCGCTAACCGTAGGCTTGGCACGGGGAGGGGTACTGCTCTCGTTGCTGGTACTGCCGCTGTATATTCCAATACTTATTTTTGGAGCCGGTGCGGTACAGGCCGCGATTATGGGCGATGGCGTGGCGGCACACTTGGCAATTCTGGGCGCGTTATTGGCTATGGCGTTGATGCTTTCACCCTGGGCAATTGCCGCGTCACTTCGCATCAGTATCAACGGCTAAAGGACGGAAAATCCATGTGGGCCTTTATTAACAAACTAAGATCACCCAAGTGGTTTTACACGATTAGCGCAAAGCTGCAGCCCTGGTTTTGGGCAGTAGCCGCGTTGCTGTTGATAGTCGGTACGGTTTGGGGGCTTGTCTTTGCACCTGCGGATTATCAGCAGGGGAATAGTTTCCGTATTATTTACGTTCATGTGCCAGCG from Halomonas sp. 7T harbors:
- a CDS encoding sodium ion-translocating decarboxylase subunit beta; its protein translation is MDKLITLWEGSGLYNLELGQAVMILVGLGLLYLAIYKKFEPLLLVPIGFGGILANIPEAGLAISALDQAIEVAKPAVLQQMATALGATLDPLSGVEAWRETLKTIAYDTAAPDQLRAAKDVAMNVGYGDGMLYSFYNVAIASGIAPLLIFMGVGAMTDFGPLLANPRTLFLGAAAQFGIFATLFGAVALSSLGVMDFSLNQAAAIGIIGGADGPTSIYVSSVLAPELLGAIAVAAYAYMALVPLIQPPIMRLLTTQKERKITMTQLRPVSKLEKIVFPLMLLILVALFLPDAAPLLGMFCFGNLMRECGVVERLSDTAQNALINIVTIILGLSVGSKLMAESFLTFETLGILGLGIVAFGIGTAAGVLMAKLMNVVSKMPINPLIGAAGVSAVPMAARVANKVGLESNPHNFLLMHAMGPNVAGVIGSAVAAGVMIKYLG
- a CDS encoding IMPACT family protein; translated protein: MRYRIPDLPPTQWHTAVIEVEKSQFLTWVCHAPNKEAFDALLQAAKTAHPNASHHCSAFIAGPPGEQTHIGFSDDGEPGGTAGRPMYQALLGSGLGEIGCVVTRYFGGTKLGTGGLARAYAQAVNAGLETLPTREIIERENYLLRVSFAHEAIVRAWCDEQQIPIQHVDYDSKGVGMTVGWPQDVPLSLEALENRLKMPLTIHKVL
- a CDS encoding LexA family protein; its protein translation is MMTTSMLATRPTPSTPFQPTPRSSTVVREANTSHITRRNTYALKVRGDRMHDSNLFDGDVIIIRRYQYDSQHEMAVATINQREVALKQLSISRLGVHLLPEDAATPAVFLHNCDIQVLGMVMGIEHHDSPPRHH
- the ccmA gene encoding cytochrome c biogenesis heme-transporting ATPase CcmA, with the translated sequence MSLCLQARQLACERDDRWLFEGLDLDIHSGEIVRIEGPNGSGKTTLLKILSGQLSDYHGELYWNGALMREGREHFLANLLYLGHAPGVKSGLTPLENLAWYQALSGESGSEEQREEALANVGLRGFEDVPAGQLSAGQQRRVALARLTLTPRALWVLDEPFTAIDRDGVAALEAQLVTHAKAGGCVLVTTHHELTASPVLRRVQLG
- the ccmB gene encoding heme exporter protein CcmB, with protein sequence MLMYEPQGGLLVALSATLKRDLTLMLRRRGEVLNPLVFFALVITLFPIGISPDPQLLAVIAPGLLWVAALLAALLSLDSLFRSDYEDGSLEQMLLAPQPLAALGLAKVAVHWLLTGLPLALMAPVLGIMLALPAGSYLVLALSLALGTASLSLIGAIGAALTVGLARGGVLLSLLVLPLYIPILIFGAGAVQAAIMGDGVAAHLAILGALLAMALMLSPWAIAASLRISING